The genomic DNA GGCGCTCATGAGCCGTGGATTCGTCCACTTCCAACAATCCGATCACGCACGGGCAGTCGAAGATTTTGCGGCCGTGATTGCGATCGAACCCCGCGCCGCAGCGGCTTACAACAATCGTGGCTTCAATCTTCAGAAGCTAGGTAAAACCGTCGAAGCCTTGGCCGACTACAACAAAGCCATTGAGCTGGCTCCCGATTACGCATTGGCCTACCAAAACAAAGCCTGGTTATTGGTCACCGCCAACGACCCGCAACTGGGGAATGCAAGTGTCGCGATCGAAGCCGCCACGAAGGCAGGAGAGCTGAACAATTTCGCCATCATCAGCGACTTGGCAGCCATGGCGGCAGCGCTTGCAGCCGACGAGCAATTCGAAGAAGCGATCGGCTGGCAAGAAAAAGTGCTCGAGATGGCGGCCGAAGATCGCAAGCCGTACGCCGAGAAGGTGCTCGCGCTGTACCAAGACCATAAACCGTTCGACCCCAAGTTGGCCGATGGCGACGCGTCCAAAAAGGACGCCAAAGAGGACGGGGCTCCGGCGAATTCCGAGTCCGACACCGATCCGAAACCTACATCTTCCGAAGACGAATAGCCGGCGGTGTCCGCGTGCGGTCGAACAGCACTCAAGTTCACGCACCCAAAAGCGTTCCCTTCGCAACGGCGAGAGCCAACGCAAAACGGCTCAAGGATGTTGCCATTCCTCGAGCCGTATCGCAAGCGAAAGCAATCGTGAAACACGGTTGCCGTTTTTCAAGACAGGTTACCAAGGGCCACGAATATAGTGGACGCCAAATTGATCGGTGTGGCTGGGCCAATGTGGTGTCGGCCGGAACTGACCATACGGAACGCCCATCGGTTGAGGCATGTTGCGATTGAATTGATGATGGATCGGATACATCAGATTCTGGCTAACGCCCCATGAATAATTGGTCTGCATGTGCGCCGTCGGTGGTACGACCATGGCGACTGGAGCGCCCCAGTTCGAGTACTGGTAATGGCTGTGCCAAGGTCGGGTAGCGGCAAAGTTCATGGCCTGCACGTTGGTGCGACCGTAAATATCGACAGCTTCCGCGGCGGATGTGCCCAGCGTGATGCCGGCAAGCATCGTCAAGGCGATGGTGATGTGTTTGTTCATGGCAATGGATGCTCCAGGGTGCAACGCCGTGAGCGACGCCGCGGGGGTGGCGAGATTCAGATCAAAGACAAAACGACCTGCTGTACCACGATACCTTCATCTAGCGTGCGATTCGGAAAAAGTTGTACATCGTTTGGGCGTACTGCTTGGGAGCCACCCGATAAGTCGCCTTGGTTCGATTGGTGCCACGACCGTAATCATAATGATTGTGATAACGATCTTTGTGTTGATACAAATAGTTGTGTGGCATGAACGGTTGATAGGGAACCCAGGTGTGGCCGACGAACGCGGGAACGGGGCCCGGGGCAATGTACATCTCCGCGTTGACCTGATTTTGGCCGTTGGAGTAGTAATTGTAGAACAGGTCGGGCTGGGCGTATTGTTTGGGAATGTAGGGACCTTGCTGTCCGCCATGGGCCAACGCCGCAAGCCGGCCGGTGCCGTGATGGGGGACGCCCCCTTCGACGTATTCGGCTTCGCCATCGACGTATTCATCCGATGGAGACGCTTGGTAGCCTTCGACCACGCCTTCGCCGACCGCGACATCCGAGACAATTCGAGATTCCACAATATATTCGCCCGCAACTTGCTGGGCATTTGCCGCGGTGGTTGCCGACGCTGCAATGGTGACCGCTGCGATGAATCGCGCTGTAAAACGCATGATTCTTCCTCCCTGGAAGACGGATCTCAGAAGTGGGGCCCGAACGATGCAGGCGATCGCCCCGGACGTAGGATCGTGGTTCGTGTCTGAACTTTTGACAGCATTGTGTCTCTTGTCCGGAAGAAGTCTGTTCGTCCGGCTGTTGGGATCTTTTCGGTTCTATCTAGGTTCTCAAGCCAACGTTTTCTCTCCGGGGCTGCGTGTCACCCGCAACCGACACAGACCTCCCAGCCTGCGGCTAGGACCAAGTTTACGGAATCGCTACAATCGGCCACGATAGCGACCCCGCAACAGGCACCGATTACCGCAACACGGCTCCCCACAAGAGCGAATGTTGCGAATTGTCGGGCCCGCCCGACGGCAAATAAGCTGAAGTCGAGCGCGCCGTTGCCGATAACCGAAGTAACGATGACACGGATTCTGACAGTCGACCGAGAAGGAAAAGATGGCGGCCGGAACAAGCACCCCCAAGACACGTCGAAGCACTGCCGAAGCGATGGCCAAGGGCCAACGCGATATTTCGGTCAGCGAGTTCTTTGCAAAAAACAAGCATCTGCTGGGCTTCGACAATCCGCGAAAATCGCTGTTAACAACCGTCAAAGAGGCTGTCGACAACTCGCTCGACGCTTGCGAGGAAGCGGGCATTCTGCCGGTGATCTGGGTCCAATTGGAACCGACCCAATCGGGGCGTTACCGAGTCTCGATCCAAGACAACGGGCCGGGGATCGTCAAGAAACAGATCCCGTTGATCTTCGGTAAACTGCTCTACGGCAGCAAGTTCCACCGACTGCGGATGAGCCGTGGCCAGCAGGGGATCGGGATCAGCGCCGCCGGAATGAACGGGATGTTGACCAGCGGGCAACCGGTCAAGATCGTTAGCAAGGTCTCGGTCCGCAAACCTGCGCACTACTTTGAACTGCAGATCGACACCAAAAAAAATCAGCCGGAGATCATTAACGGCAAAGGGGATGGAATCGACATTCCTGCGGGGGAAAAGGGACGCCAGTACATCGAGAAGGCGGGGATCGCTTGGGAGACAGTGATCCCGCAGGAAGATGGAACCAGCGAAGACGTGACTCACGGCACACGGGTCACGATCGAACTGGCGGCCATTTACAAAAAGGGCCGGGGGAGCGTCGATGAATACATCGAACAGACCGCAATTGCCAACCCGCATATCACCGTGCACTACATCGACCCCGATGGAGCCAAGCGATCGTACTGGCGGAGCACGACCGAATTGCCCGCCGAAGCCAAAGAGATTAAACCGCATCCCTACGGCGTTGAACTGGGACATCTGATGGCGATGATGTCGGCCGATAGTGTCAACACGGTCGGCCAGTTCTTGCAGAGTTCGTTCTCTTGTGTAACCCCCGCAGTCGCGCGGCGGATCTGCGAAGCCGCGGGAATCAGCAGCCGGGTAACGACCAAGAAGATCGGCCGCGATGAAGCGGACAAAGTCTTCCACGCGATGCAGGAGGCGAATATTCGCCCCCCGGCAACCGATTGTGTTGTGCCGATCGGCCAGGGTCTGTTGCTGAAGGGAATCAGCACCGTCGTGCCGGGCGAGTTCTACGCGGCATCGAGCCGACCGCCGGCGGTTTATCGCGGCAACCCGTTCATCATCGAAGTCGCGTTGGCGTACGGTGGCGGCCCCCAAACGCATGCGATCACGCGTGACGAAATGAACGAATTGATCGGGCAGACCGACGCGCGGACGCTGCGCAGGTTCCTGATGGATACGTTCAACGGCGTCGGCTCCGACGGTGCGGACAAGATCATGAAGCAAGCCGGGCTGAAGACCCGGAAGAGCCCCGCGAACCTCACGACCAAGGAGCGGTTGGCGCTGCACGACGCGCTGCAAAACGTCAGCATCAGCGAAGGGCAATCGATGCAGGTGATGCGGTTCGCCAATCGTGTTCCGCTGCAATTTCAAGCGGGTGCGTGTGCGATCACCCAAGCGGTGATGAGCATGAACTGGCGCAGCTATGGCTTGACGCAATCTCGCGGCAATCTGCCCAACGGTCCGGTTTCAGTGATGGTTCATGTGGCCAGCGTGTGGGTGCCGTTTACCAGCGAATCGAAAGAAGCGGTTGCGAATTATCCGGAGATCGAAAAGGAACTGCGGCTGTCGTTGCAGTTTGTTGGACGGAAGCTGGGAATGTTTTTGCGGCGTCGGCAACGCGTGAAGCAAGAGGGGGAGCGGCGGAGCGTTTTCCTGCGGTATCTGGGCGAGGTCGCTCAAGCGGTTCACGGCATGAACGGCTGCAACACCCAAGAGGTCTACGACAATTTGCTGGAGGTTGCCAAGAAGAAGACAGCCGAGGCCGATGTGGTTCTCGACGAGCGCGGAAAAGTGATTCAGGACGAATCGGAACTCGACCTCGGAGAGGGCGTGTTGATTGTCGACAACGCGGCCAAGACGGTGCCAGCCGTCGATGCCGCGGTCAAACCGGCTGCCGCGGAAGAGGAGACCGCCGAGGAAGACGAAGCGGTGGAACAGGGTGACCTGTTCGACGCCTAAGCAGCGGGTTAACACTGGACAACGTTCGAGGGTTGTCCCCAACAAGGACCGCGAGAAGGTCGCGGTGGGGAACGACCGGTATCAAGTTTGGCCTTCGTCACCGGTCGGTGCGGAGGTAGCGAAAACGATGGATTTCAAGAATCATGGCTAAGAAAAAACACGCTCCCAAGAAGTTCGTTGCCGAAAAACCGAAGCCAGTCAAGCTGACGCCGATCGACAAATCGACACTCACCAAACTCGAGGGACTGGCGGACAAAGTCGTCAACGCCGCGATGCGGGGCCGCGACCCGTTTTTGGATATCCCCACGCGAGCGCTTTCGAACGTGCGTTTCAATAAGACGAAACGCTATATCGAGATGGGGAAGAACACGAACCGTCGCGAACTGTTCAATTTGAACCAAGCGCGGTCCTACATGCAGACGTTGTTGGCCGGCAGCGGATGCAAGGGTTTGATCGACGAAGGTAAAACGACAAGCATTCGTGGTCTTTATTACCGCATGAAGCATACGATCGAAGGTGCCAAAGAGGAGACCTTCAACAATCAGGGTGAATCCGACGCGGTGATCGAAGATTTGGAAGTGCTTGCCAATTCGCTGCGTGAGGAATTGCATCTCTATGCCGACAAACGAGGCGAGATGGTCGGCCCGATCGTCTTGGAAGACATGGGAGACGAGATCGATTGCGCGCGGATGGGCAGCGGTGGATACGGGATCCCATCGATCGTGGAACCCGATCGGATCAAATTCAAACGCTGCACCGCCGACTTCATCCTGCATGTAGAAAAAGGTACGGTTTGGCAACGGTTCAACGAAGACAAGTTCTGGAAAAAGCACAACTGCTTACTAACCCATGGTGCCGGGCAGCCGCCACGCGGCGTGCGTCGGTTACTGCATCGGATGCACAACGAATTGGAACTGCCGGTCTACTGCGTGCTCGATAACGACCCCTGGGGTTATTACATCTACAGCGTGATCAAGCAAGGATCGATCAACCTGGCGTTTGAATCGCAACGGATGACGATCCCCGACGCCAAGTTCGTGGGACTTCGCAGCATCGACCTCGAACGCTGCGGATTGGACATGAACGTAACGATCAAGATGAACGACACCGACCGCAAGCGGGCCAAGCAGATCATGAAGTACCCTTGGTTCGAGGGTAAAAAGCGTTGGCAAAAAGAAATCGAAAAGATGCTGCAGAACGATTTCAAGTTGGAAGTGGAATCGTTAATCAACCTTGGCATCAGCTACGTCACCGAGACGTACGTCCCAGAGCGTTTGGCCGAAGGGGACTGGTTGGATTAAACCGACCCAACGCTTGTCGCTCGCGATTGTCGAACGAAGTATTCAACGATCGGCGATTCGATTAGATCTCAATGGTCTTGAAGCGACTGCGGTACATCCATCGCTCCCACCAACGGGGGCATCGCAATCGTGGGTCGTCCGCGGAGATGGTATTCTGTTTTCCGCGTCGCGTCCGCAGACGCACCTGTTGGTTGTCGAGCACTTCTTCGACGATCCAAAACTTGTCGACCAGGTAATGGTAGGTATCCCCTCCAGGGGTCGGATGGACATCCGTCGCGCGTGCACCGGGTGACGTACTGCTCTT from Rosistilla carotiformis includes the following:
- a CDS encoding DNA topoisomerase IV subunit A, yielding MAKKKHAPKKFVAEKPKPVKLTPIDKSTLTKLEGLADKVVNAAMRGRDPFLDIPTRALSNVRFNKTKRYIEMGKNTNRRELFNLNQARSYMQTLLAGSGCKGLIDEGKTTSIRGLYYRMKHTIEGAKEETFNNQGESDAVIEDLEVLANSLREELHLYADKRGEMVGPIVLEDMGDEIDCARMGSGGYGIPSIVEPDRIKFKRCTADFILHVEKGTVWQRFNEDKFWKKHNCLLTHGAGQPPRGVRRLLHRMHNELELPVYCVLDNDPWGYYIYSVIKQGSINLAFESQRMTIPDAKFVGLRSIDLERCGLDMNVTIKMNDTDRKRAKQIMKYPWFEGKKRWQKEIEKMLQNDFKLEVESLINLGISYVTETYVPERLAEGDWLD
- a CDS encoding DNA topoisomerase VI subunit B, which gives rise to MAAGTSTPKTRRSTAEAMAKGQRDISVSEFFAKNKHLLGFDNPRKSLLTTVKEAVDNSLDACEEAGILPVIWVQLEPTQSGRYRVSIQDNGPGIVKKQIPLIFGKLLYGSKFHRLRMSRGQQGIGISAAGMNGMLTSGQPVKIVSKVSVRKPAHYFELQIDTKKNQPEIINGKGDGIDIPAGEKGRQYIEKAGIAWETVIPQEDGTSEDVTHGTRVTIELAAIYKKGRGSVDEYIEQTAIANPHITVHYIDPDGAKRSYWRSTTELPAEAKEIKPHPYGVELGHLMAMMSADSVNTVGQFLQSSFSCVTPAVARRICEAAGISSRVTTKKIGRDEADKVFHAMQEANIRPPATDCVVPIGQGLLLKGISTVVPGEFYAASSRPPAVYRGNPFIIEVALAYGGGPQTHAITRDEMNELIGQTDARTLRRFLMDTFNGVGSDGADKIMKQAGLKTRKSPANLTTKERLALHDALQNVSISEGQSMQVMRFANRVPLQFQAGACAITQAVMSMNWRSYGLTQSRGNLPNGPVSVMVHVASVWVPFTSESKEAVANYPEIEKELRLSLQFVGRKLGMFLRRRQRVKQEGERRSVFLRYLGEVAQAVHGMNGCNTQEVYDNLLEVAKKKTAEADVVLDERGKVIQDESELDLGEGVLIVDNAAKTVPAVDAAVKPAAAEEETAEEDEAVEQGDLFDA